The Variovorax sp. S12S4 genome includes the window CATTAAAATGACTTTTAACCCGTTTAATAGTCATTTTATTGATGCCAAGAAGCAGCCACAGTCTTTCCGCCCTGCCCTCGCAAACCATCGACCCTCTTGAAAGGCTCGGCCTGCGCCTTCGCGCGCACAGGGTCCATCGCGAATGGACGATCGCCGAAATGGCCGAACGGTTGCTGTGCTCGCCAAACACCCTGCGCGCACTCGAATCCGGCAAACCGGGCACCAGCATCGGCCTGCTCGCCCACGCGTTGTGGCTCTTTGGCGAAATCGATTCGATGGACAACGTGGCCCCCGCCCCCGCAGCGCTGGCCGCGAAGCGCCGCGTGCGCAGGTCGGCGGCGGAAGGCCCAGCAGGCAAGATCGCGGAAGACGAACGTGACTTCTGACAGCGCCGTCGACGAGCGAAGCATCTACGTCGGCCTTGCGCACCGCACCGGTGAACGGGTGCAACCGGCCGGCCTGATGAAGGTGGTGCGCCGCGGCGTGGTGGAGTCCGGTGAGTTCGCCTACGGGCGGCGTTATCTTGAAGCCCCGGCGTCCGCACCGCTCAACCCCGAGCATCTGCCGCTGCGCGATGCGACCTTTGTGCTGCCCGAGCGCCGCATTCGCGACGGTGGCGCCATGCCGCTCACGCTGCGCGATGCGCTGCCGGACAGCTGGGGCCGCAAGGTGCTCGAAATACGCCAGGGCAAAGCGCTGTCGGACATCGACGCATTGCTGCTCACCAACGAGGACCGCATCGGCGCGATGGTGTTTGCCGAATCGCTGCCCATCGAAAGTGAAGAACCGCCATCGACGCTGCTTTCGCTGGAGGAACTCGCCGAGGCATCCCGCCGCATTGAAGCGGGAATCGAGATCGGCCCCGACATGCACAGGCTGTTGCGCGGCGGCAGCCTGGGAGGCGCCCGCCCCAAGGCTGCCTTTGTGCACCAGGGCCGGCGCTGCATCGCCAAGTTCGCATCGCGTGGGGACGACCACGACGTGGAAGTGATCGAGGCGGCAACGCTCTGGCTGGCCGATGCCTGCGGCATCGAAGTTCCGCCTTTTCTGCTGCAACCCCTTGCGGCAGGACATGCCTTGCTTGTCGAGCGCTTCGACCGGGCGGGGCCGGTGGGCGACGAACGCCGCTTTCACTACCTCTCGGCTTCGGCACTGCTCGACGTGCCCTACGAATCCAGCCGGGGCAGCTATGTCGAGCTGGCGCAATTGCTGCGCCGCATTTCCGCGCAGCCGCAAGCAGACCTGGCCGAGCTTTTTCGCCGCCTGGTGTTCAACCTGGCGGTGGGTAACAGCGACGACCACGTCAAGAACCATGGCGCGCTGCGGCGCGAAGACGGCCTCTGGTACCTGGCGCCGGCTTTCGATCTGGTCATGCAGTTGGGCGGCCATACGGGCTACCAGGAATTGGCCATTCTTCCGGGGCAGCACGCATCGAGCATCGAAATGGCCCGCGCTGCGGCTTCGCATTTCGGGCTATCGGCGGCGCAGGCGGACGCGATCATCCGCGCCACGGAAGAAACCGTCGCCTTGCATGCCGCCGCGAGCGTCGAGGCGGCAGGGGGAAACCGCGCTCTCGTGCGCCGGGTGGCGGCGTTCATCGAGCAGCAGCACGCACGCATGCACGCGTAGCTGGCACGGCTGATGCGTGGGTCAACGCGAAAGTGTCACGGGCGCTGCATACGCCCGGCGCTTCCCATCGACCACCGCACAACAACAAGGAACGCATGCAACGCCGCCTCGTCCTCCTCACCCCGCTGGCCGCAGCGCTCGTCGCCACCGGCTGCGCCAGTCTCTCGCCCGCCAAAGGCCTGTCGCCAGGCCGCTGGGACGCATTCAACCGGGCGCAGATCGAAGGCTTGATCTCCAGTCTCGGCAAGGGAAGCCCGGGCTACAGCGCCGCCAAGCCGCCTTATGTGGTCTTCGATTGGGACAACACCAGCGTGTTTCTCGACATCGAGGAAGCCTCGCTGATCTATCAGCTCGAAAACCTGGCGTTCGGCGCGACGCCCGCGCAACTTGAAGTGGCGCTGCGCAAAAACATTCCGAAGAAGGACTTTCTTCCGGCGCACAACAATGCAGTGGGCAAGCCGGTCAACATCGACCTCCTGGTGCCCGACATCGTGGCGAGCTACACCTGGCTCTACCAGAACTACAGCGGCCTCAAGGGCACCCAGCCGCTCGTGGCGGTGAAGCTGAACCCGCACTACATCGCCTTCACCACCAAGGTTCGCTATCTCTACGAAGCCATTGGCGACACCTTCGACCACGACACGGCCTACCCGTGGGTGACCTACCTCTTCGTCGGCATGACCGAAGCGCAGGTGCGCAAGCTCACGGCGGAAACGGTGGCGTGGCAGTTGAAGGAGCCGGTGGCCAAGGTGAAGTGGACCTCGCCCACGGCTCTGCCCGGCCAGGCGGGCGTGGTTTCGGTCAGCTGGAAGAACGGCCTTCGGCTGCAGCCCGAAATGCAGGAGCTGTACGCCGCCTTTCGCAATGCGGGCTTCGATGTGTGGGTGTGTTCCGCGTCCTTCGTCGACGTGATCAAGGAGATTTCGTCCAACCCGGCCTTCGGCTACAACAACCCGCCCGAGCGCGTGCTGGCGATGGAGCTGGAGCGCGATGCCAACGGCGTCATCCAGCCGGAATTCCGCCGCGGCTACGACCAGACGCAGGGCCCCGGCAAGACAAAGAACATCCAGCGCTTTCTGGTGAGCAAGTATGGCTACGGCCCGTGCTTCATTGCCGGCGACAGCGAGGGCGACCAGAACATGATGGCCGACTTTGCCGACACGAAGAAGGTGCTGATCGTGAACCGCCTGCGCGACCCGAAGACCGACATCGGCAAGTTCTCGGCCATGGCGGTGCAGAGCTACGGCAAGCCGGACACGCGCTACCTGCTGCAGGGCCGTGACGACAACACGGGCCAGTGGGTGGCTTCGCAGTTGCACACGCCGCTGGGTGCCACGCAAGGCAAGGCGCTGAAATAGGCGCACGGGCGCGGCGGACGGTAGCTGCTCATGAGGGACTTGCCTATGATCGTGGCACTGCCCTCAGGAGACAAAACATGGCCGACCGCTACCCCCTTGCCGAGCTGAAAGACCTGCCCGAAGACATCCGCACCGCCGTTCTTGCGGTGCAGGAAAAAGCCGGCTTCGTGCCCAACGTTTTCCTCGCGCTGGCGCGCCGCCCGGCCGAGTGGCGCGCCTTCTTCGCGTACCACGACGCGCTGATGCTGAAGGAAGAAGGCTCGCTCACCAAGGGCGACCGCGAGATGATCGTCACCACCACGAGCGCGGCCAACCAGTGCCTTTACTGCGTGGTGGCGCACGGCGCGCTGCTGCGCATCTACGAGAAGAAGCCGCTGGTGGCCGACCAGGTGGCCGTGAACTACCGCAAGGCCGACATCACGCCGCGCCAGCGCGCGATGCTCGACTTTGCGATGAAGGTCTGCGAGCGCTCGCATGAAATCGACGAAGCGGACTTCAGCGCATTGCATGCCCACGGCTTCGACGATGAAGACATCTGGGACATCGCCTCCATCACCGCCTTCTTCGGCCTGAGCAACCGGCTTGCGAGCTTCAGCGGCATGCAGCCGAACCCCGAGTTCTTCCTGATGGGGCGGCTGCCTCGCGAAAAGAAATAGCGATCCTTCAAGCCTTGTTTCGGCAGGACGCGAGCGCGTCCAAGGCGGGCTTGTAGGTGGAGTTGCTCACGTCCATCAAACCTAGCACCGTGTGATAGAGGTTGTCGTGCGTGAGCGGCGTGTCGAGCCCCGCTTCCATGCACGGCAGCGAGAGTTTGCGGCGCTCGCTCATGCCGGGGCTGAACCAGGTGACCATGGGCACGTGCTTCTGCGCTTCCGGCGCAAAGCTGTAGGGCACGCCATGCAGGAACAGGCCGTACTCGCCGAGCGACTCTCCATGGTCGCTCACGTACAGCAGCGCCGGGTCGTAGCTCCCCGACTGAGCCTTGAGCCAGTCGATGGTCTGGCTCAAGAACTGGTCGGTCTGGGCGATGGAGTTGTCGTACACGTTCTGCAGCTCCGCATGGCCGCACTCCGCCAGCGCGTTGGTCTTGCATTCGGGCAGGAAGCGCTTCACCTCCGGCGCCGAACGCTTGTAGTAGGCCGGCCCGTGGCTGCCCATCTGGTGCATGACCAGCACCACGCCCTTTGCGCGGCGCTCGGCCGGCAGCGCCGCGATGCGTGCATCCAGGCCCTTGAGCATGACGTCGTCCAGGCACTCCTCGCCGTCGCACAGCGCGCTCTTCTGCGTCGGTGAAAGGCTGTCGAAGGCCGATGCATTCGGAATGCGCGTGCAGACATCCTTGCAGCCCGCCTGGTTGTCGAGCCACAGCACGGCCAGGCCGGCGGCCTGCAGCACGTCGACCAGGTTCTCGTAGTCGTCCTTGCGCGATTCGTAGCCTTGCTTGCCCAGCGGCGAGAACATGCACGGCACCGAAGCGAGCGTGTTGGTGCCGCACGAATGCACATCGCGGTAGCTCAGCACGCCCCGCGCGGCCAGCCCGGGCGTGGTGTCGCGCGCGTAGCCGTTCAGGCCGAAGTGGTCGGCACGGGCTGTCTCGCCCACCACCAGCACGAACATCGGCGGCCGGGCCTGCCCGGCATAGCTCGCGCCCAGGGCCGTACCTGCGGTGATGGGAATCAGCTTGCGGCTGCGCTTGAACAGCGGCTTGATGAGCACCGAGCCGGCCGAATAGAGGCTCGCCACCGGGTTCATCATGTAGCGCAGGTGGATGTTGTTGCGCATCAGCGGCGCGAGTTGGCGGTTCATCGATACGGCCGCCGCCAAGGCCACCACCACGGCCAGCACCAGCAGCGCCGCGTTGCGCCAGAGCTTGCCGACAAAGCGCATCGGCATGATGCGAGCGCGCCAGAGGGCCACACCCGGCAGCAGCACGACCAGCAGCACATGGAATGCCATGCGCCAGCTCATGAGGTCGCGCGCTTCGTTCGGGTCGGTCTGCAGCACGTTGGCGATCATGGTCGGATCCATCACCACGCGGTACTCGAGCATGTAGTGCTGCACGAACGCTGCCAGCAGCACCACGGCAAACCACAGCGGCTTCATCCAGCGCGACCATGCCGTGAAGGACAGCAGCGCCACCGTGGCGCACACCATGAGCACCGCCATGGCCGCGGTCGTGGGCAGGTAGGCGCTGGGTGCGCCGCCGATGCGCGCCAGTTCGTCCCACAGCGGCCAGTTGGCGGCGGCGGCAAGGTAGATGGCGAGCCACACGACCGCCCGCTGCGCCGAGCGCGGCCGCGCAAGCCAAAGGTCGATGCGCGCCCACAGCGCATGTGCAAACGCCAGGTAGGGTGCGCCAGCTGCAGGCAGTTGCAGGGCACGCGTTGGCGCGGATTCGATTCGCGTGGAAGACATGCGCCGACTGTAGAAAGCGCAACTGAAGGAAGCCTGAATGCGCTGTTCAGCCGGCGTTCAGAATGGGCTCACGCAGGCGCGCCTGGGGGCTAGGCGCGGGCTCGCCTCGCCCTCAACCTGGGCCGCATATAGGCCCTGAGCGCCAGGTTCAATGGGCGGCTGACGCGGCGCTCGACCACGATCGCGACGAGCGCGGCCAGCATGGCGCCGACGACCACGTCGAAAGGAAAGTGCAGCCCCAGGAACACGCGGCTCCATCCGACCACGGCTGCCACCACCAGCGCCGCAATCATGGGCGCACGCCACGGCAGGCACCACAGCGCAAACGCGGCGGCAAAGGTGCCCGCGGCATGCAGGCTCGGAAAGCCCGGCCGCGCGCCCTGCGGCGCCCACTGCACGCCCAGCCCGTAGAACGCGGGCCGCTGGAACGGCATGACCGAGCGGAACACGTTCACCACGACCCAGACGACCAGCACGCTGACCAGCGCGGTAAAGAAGGCATAGCGCAGGCGCCGGTCGATTGCCGCCGCGCCCATGACCGCGAGGGCCAGCAGGGTCGGCAGCACATCGGAGGCGAAGCGCGCGAAATGGATGCTCCACGCCGGCGCCGTGGCACCCGCGTTGATCAGCTCGAACAGGGCAATATCAAGGGCCTGCATGCAAGGCAGCCGGCCCGGGTGCCGGCAATGGCGAGCCGCGGGGCGCGGCGATCAGCTCGATGGCAAAACCGACGGTCCAGCAGATCCAGGCCGTCCACAGCGTGTGGCTCATGTAGTGCGCGCCGCGCAGCTGCTGCGACACGCCAAGCATCAATCCCGCGGCCAGCGAAACGCAAAGCCAAGCAATGGCCGCGCGCTGCGAGACGCGCCGCAGCAC containing:
- a CDS encoding helix-turn-helix domain-containing protein, whose protein sequence is MPRSSHSLSALPSQTIDPLERLGLRLRAHRVHREWTIAEMAERLLCSPNTLRALESGKPGTSIGLLAHALWLFGEIDSMDNVAPAPAALAAKRRVRRSAAEGPAGKIAEDERDF
- a CDS encoding type II toxin-antitoxin system HipA family toxin, encoding MTSDSAVDERSIYVGLAHRTGERVQPAGLMKVVRRGVVESGEFAYGRRYLEAPASAPLNPEHLPLRDATFVLPERRIRDGGAMPLTLRDALPDSWGRKVLEIRQGKALSDIDALLLTNEDRIGAMVFAESLPIESEEPPSTLLSLEELAEASRRIEAGIEIGPDMHRLLRGGSLGGARPKAAFVHQGRRCIAKFASRGDDHDVEVIEAATLWLADACGIEVPPFLLQPLAAGHALLVERFDRAGPVGDERRFHYLSASALLDVPYESSRGSYVELAQLLRRISAQPQADLAELFRRLVFNLAVGNSDDHVKNHGALRREDGLWYLAPAFDLVMQLGGHTGYQELAILPGQHASSIEMARAAASHFGLSAAQADAIIRATEETVALHAAASVEAAGGNRALVRRVAAFIEQQHARMHA
- a CDS encoding HAD family hydrolase; translation: MQRRLVLLTPLAAALVATGCASLSPAKGLSPGRWDAFNRAQIEGLISSLGKGSPGYSAAKPPYVVFDWDNTSVFLDIEEASLIYQLENLAFGATPAQLEVALRKNIPKKDFLPAHNNAVGKPVNIDLLVPDIVASYTWLYQNYSGLKGTQPLVAVKLNPHYIAFTTKVRYLYEAIGDTFDHDTAYPWVTYLFVGMTEAQVRKLTAETVAWQLKEPVAKVKWTSPTALPGQAGVVSVSWKNGLRLQPEMQELYAAFRNAGFDVWVCSASFVDVIKEISSNPAFGYNNPPERVLAMELERDANGVIQPEFRRGYDQTQGPGKTKNIQRFLVSKYGYGPCFIAGDSEGDQNMMADFADTKKVLIVNRLRDPKTDIGKFSAMAVQSYGKPDTRYLLQGRDDNTGQWVASQLHTPLGATQGKALK
- a CDS encoding peroxidase-related enzyme, whose translation is MADRYPLAELKDLPEDIRTAVLAVQEKAGFVPNVFLALARRPAEWRAFFAYHDALMLKEEGSLTKGDREMIVTTTSAANQCLYCVVAHGALLRIYEKKPLVADQVAVNYRKADITPRQRAMLDFAMKVCERSHEIDEADFSALHAHGFDDEDIWDIASITAFFGLSNRLASFSGMQPNPEFFLMGRLPREKK
- a CDS encoding phosphoethanolamine transferase; this encodes MSSTRIESAPTRALQLPAAGAPYLAFAHALWARIDLWLARPRSAQRAVVWLAIYLAAAANWPLWDELARIGGAPSAYLPTTAAMAVLMVCATVALLSFTAWSRWMKPLWFAVVLLAAFVQHYMLEYRVVMDPTMIANVLQTDPNEARDLMSWRMAFHVLLVVLLPGVALWRARIMPMRFVGKLWRNAALLVLAVVVALAAAVSMNRQLAPLMRNNIHLRYMMNPVASLYSAGSVLIKPLFKRSRKLIPITAGTALGASYAGQARPPMFVLVVGETARADHFGLNGYARDTTPGLAARGVLSYRDVHSCGTNTLASVPCMFSPLGKQGYESRKDDYENLVDVLQAAGLAVLWLDNQAGCKDVCTRIPNASAFDSLSPTQKSALCDGEECLDDVMLKGLDARIAALPAERRAKGVVLVMHQMGSHGPAYYKRSAPEVKRFLPECKTNALAECGHAELQNVYDNSIAQTDQFLSQTIDWLKAQSGSYDPALLYVSDHGESLGEYGLFLHGVPYSFAPEAQKHVPMVTWFSPGMSERRKLSLPCMEAGLDTPLTHDNLYHTVLGLMDVSNSTYKPALDALASCRNKA
- a CDS encoding phosphatase PAP2 family protein, whose amino-acid sequence is MQALDIALFELINAGATAPAWSIHFARFASDVLPTLLALAVMGAAAIDRRLRYAFFTALVSVLVVWVVVNVFRSVMPFQRPAFYGLGVQWAPQGARPGFPSLHAAGTFAAAFALWCLPWRAPMIAALVVAAVVGWSRVFLGLHFPFDVVVGAMLAALVAIVVERRVSRPLNLALRAYMRPRLRARRARA